ttcccagagtgctaggattacaggcttgagccacctctgTAGCAATTTTAGTAGTCTTATTTGGTCTGTGAGAGTGGCCATCTTGTTCCCCTTTGTATTCCTGCGGCCTGGTGCAGTACGTGGCACACAGCAGGCTTTCAGTAAGAATTTCTTTTTGCTCATGACTCCAGAGCTCCTTGTTCCATGAGGGGGTTATTGGACCCCAAGTCTATGTCGTGAAAACCCAACGTAGAGTCAGACAGACTTGAGCTGTCCTTCATTAATTATACTTTTGTTAAGTAAGTAACATCTTGGCCAGAAGCTTAGTGTTCTCTGCAAAAAGGGGACAATACAGGCCATAATCCCATGTCTAcaatcctgaaattaaaaaaaaataaaaaattcacgaCCCTGGGTCGTGAGACCGTTTGGCAGCCTTGGGACGCACCTCGCCAACTCAGAGACTCTCTGAATTAAGCGCGGGACACTGCAGCTGGATGCTGAGAGCAATGGCCGAGAAACGGCTTGAGGGAGGGGTGCCCCAAATCAAGAGGCAAGTTGGAAAAACCAGGTCGAGAGCCAGGAAACTTGGGGTTTCAGTCTTTCCGATTCCAGAGGTGATGACATGTCACACAGGAAGACATGCGGCCATGTTTCGTCATCATTGTTAAGTTTGGCTGCTGCCGAACGCCGTAGATTTGTTGCACTCCAAATACTTAACCAGCGCATCCGCGACTTTTCACTAAGTTTGAACCCAACGACGCGCCGTAGAGTCTTTAATTTGTGTCTCTGAAGCTGACGATCCGTTCGGAACGAACGCTAGGCGTGGAAGACTGTGCGCGGAAATCGCGCCCGGGGCGTGACCCCCGACCCGGCGTCCGCCGGGGGCGCGCGCTCGCACGCCGGAAGGGGTGGAGCCAGACTTGGTCTTATATAGCGTGCGCCCAGAGTCGGCCGGCCTCTAGCGGCGTGATTTGGCGGCAGGATGGTACGTATTGTTATGGACTTCCTTCTTGGTCCCGGCGTTGGCGTGGCTGAATCCGCGGCGCATCGTCGCCATCTCGCCTTCGCCAGTGCCAGATATCTGCTCTAGGAGCGTAGGAGACACGGTGGGGGCCGCAGTGAGGTCTCTTTTCTGAAAACTCGCGAGGCTTGTGGAAAAGGGCGAGTGGAGGGCCCTGGGTCTGCAGATCCGGCCGGAGAGGCCTTGGTGTGGGAGCAGGCCTGTGGGCCCGACACTTTAAATTCACGGGACTTTTCCGGGTCACAACCTCACCTATTTTAGCCGTAATCGAGATAAGATCCCGTGAGCAGTATGCGGGGCCGGGAGGACCTTGAGTGGGGCCCTAGGCATTCTTACCAAGCCGGGAGCTGAAGAATCTTGCGGGAGGGAAGACTTAGGGTGAGGGTTGAGGCTCCCTTCTGGAACCTGGGACGGTTGGTGCAACTCGAAACGCTTCTGGGGTTCGCAGAAACCACAGGTGATGAACTTACTGACGGGCGGACAGAGACACTGTGCTGATTGTCACGTTCTGATTTGGTTCTGTCGAGTTCTAGCGGCCTTCGTGTATTAGTCTAGCTCTCCCGTCCCAGAGCTGGAGGAGTCTAGTACGATTACTACCCAACCGTTTGTCCCAGCCATGAGTGCTGTTGGTGGTCGGATTATAGAtgattgttaatataatgaagcCAATTGTTATGTGGCTTTCAGTGCTATTACTTACTATGTTTTTGTCTGATGTTAGAGTGAAAAAGTAAATGGCTAACTTTTTCAAAAACCGAGATGAGTTGGAATAAAAGTTAAGCtcattttgttgagttttaataCACTCATCAGGATGTGTGCAATCCTGGGAAAATTGAACTTGATATGTAATCCTATTACCAGCATTATTGGATTTAGGTGTGGTTAAGATTCAGCATTGCTGAGACCATTTAGAGCTAGGCAGCTGGGAACTGAACTGGAGGGTTTTGGGTGCTAATACTGGTTGTTCCTTCCCAGTCTCACAGGAAGTTCTCAGCTCCCAGACACGGGTCCTTGGGCTTCTTGCCTCGGAAGCGCAGCAGCAGGCATCGTGGGAAGGTGAAGAGCTTCCCCAAGGATGATCCGTCCAAGCCTGTCCACCTCACAGCCTTCCTGGGATACAAGGCTGGCATGACCCACATCGTGCGGGAAGTCGATAGGCCAGGATCAAGTATGTACAGGCTGCATCCTCCAAGTTGGGGGGATAGGAGTTGACAGTGGGGAAACGTAGGTTATCGGGATCCTTCTGATTGGGAATTAATCTTCAGGATTAATCCACAGATTACAGATGGCTGGTACTGTTTGCTTTAGGCAGAGGAATATTTTTGAAGTCAGGGGCATGACATGAGTACATTTTCCAAGAGCCGCAGCATAGAGGAGTATGTTAGCTTGGGTGATTAGAGACTGGGATAGAAAATGCCTCATTCACACGAGTATCACTTAAAAGCTTGAATAATACCCATTTACATGGGTTTTGGTGAAGTTAAAACTGGAAAAATCACTAAGTAGAACCGCAGCACTTGTCACTGAGCCATGGTAGATGGTAACACTGGGCAGCATTTTCTATTCCAGGCCAAGTTCAGTGCTTATTAGTTCGCCCTGTTATATACTCTGGACTCTGTACTGTCATGATAAATAACAAATTTGTCTGCCTTTAGAGATCTGACAGGAAGAGAACTGAAGCCAGACTGGTATTTGGCTGACTaggtcttgttttttatttttctctctctgattaAGTACTGACTATACAGAGCAAGGGGGTCATGGTATTTTTGGTTTAGGGTGACAGGTGTGGATGCAGGGAGAGGGAAAAGTATGTAGTAAGGACAGCTCTGGGATTCAGACTGCTGGTGTGGGCTTCACATAAGTTTCCCTGTCATCCAAAGCAGGTTGCCCTCAAACTGGCCTAAGGGGGCTCCTGTCAGGCTACTGAAGTCTACCTGTTTTCCCCCCAGAGGTGAACAAGAAAGAAGTCGTGGAGGCTGTGACCATTGTGGAGACGCCGCCCATGGTGGTCGTAGGCATTGTGGGCTATGTGGAAACTCCTCGAGGCCTCCGGACTTTTAAGACCATCTTTGCTGAGCATATCAGCGATGAGTGCAAAAGGCGCTTTTACAAGAACTGGTAAGGGAGGAGCAGGCTTGTAGTCCCTGGGTTAGGGGCTGGAGAGCAGGGAGCACCCTAGGGCCTCTCAGTTATGCAGCAGGGGAGGAGCTGCTGCTCAGTTCTCAGGTTTAATTTCCTCATGAGCATAAAACTACCTGAAGACAGACCTTGACCCCCAGTCATTGGGTTTCTGAGCTTGGAGCTGACGCCTTAATTTTGTGTCCAGGCTGGGTGTTGGCTTAGGATCCAGTAATTACCTTGTTTGCTGAGTTCAGCAAGAAACTGGGAAAGATGAGCAGGATAATTCAGCCCAGAAAGGATGGCAAGGGCCTTGGGCCCTGGCTCGAATTTCCCATTACCTTTACTGTGAGGATGGTGCCTCCCCGAAGGTAGAGAAAGCTGCTTTCAAGCACCCTCAGAATGAGAATTTGTCTGTTTTGAACATTTGTGACTTAAATTAACCTTGTGGACCTCTGCTCAGCTCCTCTCGGCTCTGCCCGATGAGCTCCATCTAGGCTCCGCTTGCCGGTGGAAAAGGCTCCTTAGAAGCCGGCAATGAGCCCCATCCCCACGTGGTGCCATGTGCCTTCCGCTCACTCCTCCTGAGGGGTGATGAAGGCCTGCACCCggcccctccccaactctgctcTGCTCCTGAAGGCATAAATCTAAGAAGAAGGCCTTCACCAAGTACTGCAAGAAATGGCAGGATGAGGATGGCAAGAAGCAGCTGGAGAAGGACTTCAGCAGCATGAAGAAGTACTGCCAAGTCATTCGCATCATCGCCCACACCCAGGTAAGCACCACCATGCTGCCAAGGGTGGGGATAACTGCCTGCCACTTCCTCCCTGGAGGTGACCTACCCTGTGAGGTTTTGAATATGAGGGTCCAGTACCCCGCATTTGTGAATAGGCCTCTTGCTTGCCAGCAGAGGGCACTGTGTCCTTCCTGGCTCTTGGCAAGGGAAACCATACTCTATTTGGGGAATATTCAACTGGCTGATCCAACTGGTGACTCCTGATAAACATTGAAGTGCCATGCTGAAAGTAGTCCTAAAATGTTGGCTGGATGCTCTTTCAAACCTGGCTTGCTGTGAGCTGTTGGAGCCCCATGTTGGCCTGCTTAGAATCCTCTGGCTGTTTCATGTGCTCAATACAGCCCCATGTGGCTAGGGGCCACTGTTTATTAGTACAGATGGTAgtatgtttttgttattgaaaGTCTTGGAGGACGTTGCTGGGCTACCCTTTAAATGGAAGGTTTGACCCTAAGTGCGTTTCCTCATTTAACCCTTAAGGCTTGTCCTCTTGACTTCTGTGTTCTCGAAAGCAGACTTGTTGCTAGAGCAAGCATGGGCAGCTAGGGGGAAACTGGTACTACCCTCACAGGAAATGTGGCCAGGGTAGAGATTGAAcagggggctggtgggggccGGGATCTGCTTGTTGCATGTCTTGGTGTGGGCCCCACTGGCTCATCCTGACTGTGATTCAGGTACCAGAATCCAAAGTTGAATTGCTGGTATTGGCAAAAACAAAGGTagtttttggtgtgtgtgtttcAGAAAGACTTGTTTGAGTTAAGCTTTCCTGTTGTCATGGCTTTGATACCAGACCGCAAGCCCCAGCCTCAGTGCCTCTGCCAGGAGCACTGGAAGCTCGAATCTAAGCTGTGCATGTCCTCCTAGATGCGCCTGCTTCCTCTGCGCCAGAAGAAGGCCCACCTGATGGAGATCCAGGTGAACGGAGGCACCGTGGCTGAGAAACTGGACTGGGCCCGGGAGAGGCTAGAGCAGCAGGTCCCTGTGAACCAAGTGTTTGGGCAGGACGAGATGATCGATGTCATCGGGGTGACCAAGGGCAAAGGCTACAAAGGTGAGCTCCATAGCAGCTCCAGTTGCTGTGGTCTCAGCCCACCTGTTCAGCAATGAGGCCTGGAATGTGCGCTAGGCACGGTGCCCCGAGTCAGACTGCGGAACCATTCCTGTTGCCTGCCTTCTGAGAACAGCCCTGTGGACGTGGCTGAGGTGGGGCAGCAGGGGCTGCCCCTTGCTCTGCACCCCCTGCCAAACACAAAGGGGAGCTTCCAGTGGGAGAACATCGACATAACAGATAGCTTAAAATGGCCTGTCCTTATGCCTACATTTAGAACTTAGGACTCTGGATTTACGTGTGTATCTAGGCAGGTGTCCAACTTGACAGGAAATACAAGAGGAGATATGGGGGTAATGCAGATTGAATAACCGTGTCTGTCCCTTAGATTACCCAGTCGCTGGGTAGTAATTATTTATGGAATTGAAGTTGAGCATTCACAGCAAGAAAAGGGCGAGTGGGTAAGTGCCAGGCCCTGAGGTGTAGTAATGGCATGTGTCCTTTCCAGGGGTTACCAGTCGTTGGCACACCAAGAAACTGCCCCGCAAGACCCACCGAGGGCTGCGGAAGGTTGCCTGTATCGGGGCCTGGCATCCTGCCCGTGTGGCTTTCTCTGTGGCACGGGCTGGCCAGAAAGGCTACCATCACCGCACAGAGATCAACAAGAAGGTGAGGTTCTGAGGGTGGTTCTCTGGGAGAGGGGCTGTGGTTGCTGTCCCTGTCGTTGCTTCATTGGTTGTACAGCTTCTGAGCATCATGGACTTCAGTTGTCCATATCTCGTGGGTCTGTTCTGGCTCTTGGGTGTTGGGGTGATTTGTACAGTGCCCCTCTTAAAGGCGTCTTGGTGGAGCTGGCCGTTGGTGTGGCTGCGGCTGAGAGTCTGTTCTTTGGGTCTGCCTCCAGGGAGGTTTTTTGAGTTTTCCATCCATCTGCTGCCTTGTTCAGCAGGGTCTTTAGTTTGGGTCCAGCCACCTTCCAAACCATGGGCTGTGTTTGTAGGTGCCCCACTGGAGTGCTTTGTAGGCCAGCCTACTggcatgtgggttttttttttgtccttaatgTCTTGTCACCCTGCGTCCAACCTATCTTGCCTGGGGGACCAGCCCCTCTgggcctgctccctgccccccttTCCAGGTTACTTACGAATTTCTCCTTGTCCAGATCTATAAGATCGGCCAGGGCTACCTTATCAAGGATGGCAAGCTGATCAAGAACAATGCTTCTACCGACTACGACCTGTCTGACAAGAGTATCAACCCCCTGGTGAGTGATGCTGCCCCCTGAAGCCACCCCAGGCCTCTTCTGTGGGGTTGAGGGGGCTGGTGCTATTGGGGCACAACACCCAGTGGTGGCATGGTGTAATGTGAGCCCACTGCTTCGGGTTGCTGGGGAGAAGTGGGTCGTAGGCATAGCTGTTCAGTGATGAGGCCTGGAATGCGCTGGGCACAGCGCCCGAGTCAGACTGCGGAACCATTCCTTGTTGCCTTCCTTCTGAGAACAGCCCTGTCTCTGGTCAGGGGTGGCTGGTGTGGGGGGCTGGGTGACCTGAAGTTTGAAGAGTCATTTCCACAGAATGATTCCCTGTTTGTCTTGCTTGGTCTGTGCTGACCCTGTGGCCTTGTTTGATTTCAGGGTGGTTTTGTCCACTACGGTGAAGTGACTAATGACTTTGTGATGCTGAAAGGTTGTGTGGTGGGAACCAAGAAGCGAGTGCTCACCCTCCGCAAGGTGAGGCAGTGCCCTTCCTGTTTGGTTGAGTGTGGCCCTCTGGGATCCTGTGGCCAGGAGGATCACAAGTCCGTGGACACAGTGATAGGAAAGTGCAGAGGAAGGGGGGTTTGAGTACTGCTTTAACGGAAGCTTTGAAGTCCCAGACGAGGAAATTCCCGGCTTGGCCTGGTGGGGCTGTTTGCTTTGTTCACGTGTGTCCTCATCCGGCTGGAGGGACACAGTTGGGCCAGGAGATGGCGATGGTTGTGGGGGGAGGACTCTTGCCTTCAGTTGATCCTGTGACTTCCCAGACACTTTTCATAATTGTAACTAACTGCCCCTCTTGGCCCACAGTCCTTGTTGGTGCAGACCAAACGGCGGGCTCTGGAGAAAATTGACCTTAAGTTCATCGATACCACCTCCAAGTTTGGCCATGGCCGGTTCCAGACTATGGAGGAGAAGAAGGCGTTCATGGTAAGCACCTCCTGCTTGCTCCCTCATTGGGGTTGGAGTGGCTCCATCGGCCTGCTTTGGGTGCTCTGTGTGGTGTTGGTGCAGAAGGAAGCAGCTAGGCTGCCTCTTGGGTCCTACGAAAGAACTCTATGCCTTAGTGACCCAGAATCTTGGTCCCCTTTAGAGTGTCAGTATCCATGCTGTCCACCTGCCTAGTCTACCCCTGACCTTACCTACTGCATCTCTCCCTACAGGGACCACTTAAGAAGGACCGAATTGCCAAAGAAGAAGGAGCTTAATGTCAGGAACAGATTATACAGCTGGTGGGATCTCAATAAAAGTTGTTTTCCAGTGACATCTGCCTCTGACTTTGCTGGAGGGAAGCAGCGGTAGGGGGGCAGGCAGTAGCCTGAGGGGCCTTTGCTGCTCTCCTCTCCTTAGCTGCACTTGGTCTGCACTTTGACCCCCACCTGCCTGGAGGGAGGTAAAGAGCTAAGCTTGGGTCTGATGAAAGCCAGCCTGGGGCTTTGTGTAATGTTTGTCACCTGGGCGAGGCAGCTCTGCCGGAGAAGTCAGTTCTGTTTGCACAGCTTGGGTGATGCCAGAGCTGTAGAGAGGGGAAGACAAGGAGGACTGGATGTTCCCTGACGCCTTTGGCGGGGGTGATTAGCGTGGCATGACAGACCCTGGGTCTGTTGCATGTGCAGAAAAGTTCATCGAACTTGTATAATCCATGCAGGGGTGGCTTCCAGTAAAGGCTTGTCTAGGTTCTTTTGTAACTTGTGTAGCCGAGGTCTGGGAGAGGCTGATGCCATACAGAAGTCCTATGCAGCACCTGGAGTGCTGACTTGGAGGAAGGCTTTAGTTTGTCCACCCAGCCTCATTACACAGGGGGGCACTGGGCCCGCAGCAGCCTGCCCAGGCTCAGCCCCTTGGCAACCTAGTAGTAGCCCATGCCCTTTGAAGGGGCTGTGTCTGTTTTGGTCTGGAGTCTTCTGGGGCTTGGGCTGGCAGAGTCCCCACTCCCCACTGGGGGTGTGACAGGCCCTCTTCTGGTGAGTGGCTGGCTGGTGGAAGACTGATCTGGCCTACCCTGAAGCCAGGTGACCCAAGCTGTAACATGGGCCCTACCTGGAGGCTCAGATTCTGGCTGCTGCCTTTGACCTTGTGCTGCTGTGGCTGCATGCTGTGTTCTGCCTCAGCCACACTGAGCTAGGTGTGGGCAGAGCCCACAGCTGGAATAGCTGACTGCCCCCTGCCtacacagtgactggcacatcCAGGAGTCCTCTGGGTTCACCTGCATGTCTCAGCTTGCCCATCAGTATGGGGTGGGGACAGAATCCTCAGTACAGGGTGCATCTGCAGGCTCAGGGCATTGTGCTATGCCAGATTACCAACTGGGGAGATGGCTTGTCCCAAGCTGGTTCCCTGTGAGCATGGGGCATGAGCGAGGTGAGGTTTTAAAATGTCCCATGGTCATCAAAAGCTAGTGGAGTGTGCAGTGGGAACCTACCCCATGTGTTCACTTAGCATTTCTCCACCTGCTTCTGAACTTGGCATGGGGGAGGAGGCCCCAAGGCCCACTCTGGCTTCTGCAGAACCCCCTTCCATGGTGCCTCTCCCTGGCTCCTGTGGCCTGGGCCTGGGTGGCCGCAGCTGCACTGCAGGCTGGAGCCGCCAGGGGGTGAGAGCAGCACCTGGCTGGGCCAGCCCTGGAGGAGGGCCCAAGTCCCCTTCCTCCTCACCAGCATCTGGGTGTTTCACATAGTCCTGAGAGTCAGGTGCACAGGTGGAGGGGTGAGGACCTACTGAGGCAAGGCCATCAGGTACCTTATTTAGTGACAGAGCCAGGCATGAGACCTGGTCTCCTGGGTGGTGGCTTTGGGAGACTCATCAATTTCCCCAGGTCAAGTCCTGCTGTGGGCCCTGAGCTGGCGTGGGGGTGCCCAGCCTACCCCCTGCTGTCCTTAGCCTCTTAGCCTGTACCCGTGGCttaggctggggctgggcctggagccCCATTACCTGCCCAGCCTGGGTAGGAATGGCCTTGCACCTGCCCCGggctctgtgcccatgtgtgggCACGGCCAGGATGAGTGGGGATGTGGGCTCCAGGAACAAAGGCACATATGTATGTGTCCACACGCAAGCATCCAGGGCCACACACGTGCAGGCTGCAAGTGGAGGCAGGCACCACACCCACACCTGTCCATGTGTGTCACCAGTGCACAGAAAGCCCTTGGGCAGGCTTGCCTGACGGGGGCTGGTCCCTTGCTGGTAGCCACTCCCATATCCCGGCTTCCTTGTCTCTGCCCTGCCTGTGGTCAGTGGGGTGGCCTTGGGCCCATCCCAGCATAGTTCCCAGCCTCAACCTCCATCATATCTTGGTCCTTTGAAGGAAATGGAGGTGCAGTGGTTGCGAAGGCTATGAGCAGCGGCTCCTAGCAGGTGCGTGGAGCGGCTGTAGCTGTTGGGATGGGTGATCGGCTTTGTGGGCAGCTCCTGGAGCCGGCCACCCAGGTGTGGGGTCAGCTTCCAGTGCCTGCTCTGGGGACACTGGCGCAGTGCAGGTGCTGGGCAGCAGTTGTGAACGCAAAGGCCCTTCTCTCCAGGAGCCTCATTCCAGCTGGAGGGGCAGACAGCAGAGGAACAAGACTAGAAGTGCTGGCTGCTGGGAGGACATAAAACAGGCCACTGGCATACAGTGATGTcgggtggggggttggaggaaGGCTTCCTTGAGACCTGAAGGTGTTGAGGATCCAGCCCATGAAACTCTCTGGGGAGAACAGCCAAGCAGGGcagcagcaggtgcaaaggccctggggtaggaagGAAGCTCTGGGCCCAGATGGAGCTCCCAATGGGGGGGGGTTCTGTGAAGGTGGGCTGTGCCCACCTGGCTGCCTACTGGACCCTGCCCCTCCCTAGCACAGAGCCAcgctcatagtaggtgctcaataag
This Microcebus murinus isolate Inina chromosome 10, M.murinus_Inina_mat1.0, whole genome shotgun sequence DNA region includes the following protein-coding sequences:
- the RPL3 gene encoding large ribosomal subunit protein uL3; translated protein: MSHRKFSAPRHGSLGFLPRKRSSRHRGKVKSFPKDDPSKPVHLTAFLGYKAGMTHIVREVDRPGSKVNKKEVVEAVTIVETPPMVVVGIVGYVETPRGLRTFKTIFAEHISDECKRRFYKNWHKSKKKAFTKYCKKWQDEDGKKQLEKDFSSMKKYCQVIRIIAHTQMRLLPLRQKKAHLMEIQVNGGTVAEKLDWARERLEQQVPVNQVFGQDEMIDVIGVTKGKGYKGVTSRWHTKKLPRKTHRGLRKVACIGAWHPARVAFSVARAGQKGYHHRTEINKKIYKIGQGYLIKDGKLIKNNASTDYDLSDKSINPLGGFVHYGEVTNDFVMLKGCVVGTKKRVLTLRKSLLVQTKRRALEKIDLKFIDTTSKFGHGRFQTMEEKKAFMGPLKKDRIAKEEGA